Genomic window (Lycium barbarum isolate Lr01 chromosome 2, ASM1917538v2, whole genome shotgun sequence):
agtattggggagaggtgattagacaggacatggcgcagttacagctttccgaggacatgaccttagataggaaggtttGGAGGACctagattagggtagaaggctagtagatagtctcgttatcctcccttattagtaggcgcattatcgcagtataaattcttgtgctctgatttctgctattatctgttatttcctgtactttgattatcctattttatctgtgtcgcttttgttatttgcatttccatatcgctttgaatttcttagccttatctgacctctttttatgctttttattgagccgaggatctttcggaaacagccgtcctaccttggtaggagtaaggtctgcgtacactctaccctctccccAGACcacacgttgtgggatttcactgggtgtaAATGAAGAAAAAGGGGTCTTGAAATAAATAAGATCCGAAACTGACTCAGCAAGGAAATTGACCAATATGCTGAAATATTTGACGGCAGCGCCCGATCTTCACTTTCTGTTTGATCAAATAGCTGACCGTGATAATTGTAAATCTGATATCTAAGAGACTGATCTAGTTTGGCAGCTATTTTGCTGTGGGTTTATCTAGGGACCATCTGTATTCTGACATCAAAGCTTAAGATCTATATCAGAAATAGCATCAACCACAGTAGCCAAAGCCAAGGTGCAGAAATTGCTGTATCCATCTATTTTGGCAGTGTCTGCAAGTGTGTCTTCTTGTTGCTATGTAGCTTTCGTGGAAGTTACCGCCATTTTTAACCTCTGTTACAAAAACAGTGCTTctgaatctctctctctctctgtctctctctctctcgctagTGAGCCTAGGATTGACCAAAAGAGGAAAAGGTTGATATCTTTGCTCAGGGTCGTGGTATAATGGGTAGCTTGCCGGACATTATGGTTCCAAGTTTAAAGTTCACTGGACACACAAAGTGATGATAAATGCTTATGCTAAGTCCTCCATTTAATTTGTTTGATTAGTAATAATGTCTGCTTATCGTATGTGTAAACGTCATTTGGTTAGTTTTTCTTCAATATAACTTTTTTGGTTAGCCTCTAATACACATGTTGAAGATTTTTCTGGATTTTGGTTAAATCCCTTTTTTTGATAGGTTGATATGTGGTACTATTTTATATCATTAAGGTATTGTTTTGAACATTGTTCGGTGCTTCAAGTGGTTAATAAACGTTTCTTAAACTTAAATTACAAAAGCTTTGAAGAGAGTAATTTATAAGCTTTGTCGCCTTAGAAAGTTTAAGACTTAGGAGATGAGAACGGGTGGAAACGTTGAATAGTTGAGAATACCTTCTATGTTCTTTGATTAGAAATATGCAAAACCTATGGGTTTGTTATTTTTATTGTCTTGTATATTCTCATAATTCACTGCTTATTTGACTAATTTGTTTATCTTGCCATCTGCCTCTGGCAACATCAGATATATCAATGAGGATACATCAATTGTTCCGATGCTCAAAATGCTAAGAGAATCCGGTCGTGCTACCTTTCTGGTAACAAACAGGTGATGATGCTCTCACAGAAGTCTCCTTCTTCTtctgtcagttttttttttttttggggggggggggggggggggggaggggggaggggttgGGGGAGCATTAGGTGCTTCTCTTTCTGAAGGTTGTATTGCCTGAAAGGTTCTTCAAATTCCATCAGTAGAACTACTCAAATTATTCTCTTCCACTGATGATTTATGCATTCTTTACATTTTATAATGATCTTAATTACATGTGTGCAGCTTGTGGGACTACACAAACATTGTCATGAACTTCCTTTGTGGGCCCAAACTTTCTGATGGGTCTAGTTCCAGTTTTGATTGGCTCCGGTACTTCGATGTTGTCATCACTGGCAGGTAATCTTCTTCCCTTGAAACTTTCGAGAATATGCATATGTGCTTCTTTTGATGCCACAACCATATGGAGCCACATTTAGGGCATATGCCTGTCTCTTTTATATTTCCAGCTATTGTTTGTAGAGTTGTGATCACCTTGCTGACAAACAAGTACTTGACGTTATGCAGTGCAAAACCAGGCTTTTTTCATGATGAAATCCGTGCAAACCTTTTTGAGGTCGAGCCTGAAAGTGGCATGCTAATTAACACTGATAATGGGACTCCTATGGCACAGGTCAGTGCAGAAAACTTCGTTTTCTCTTGGCCACTGCCTTTTCTCCATTTTGTGCATGTTCTGACTTTGTCCGATACATTAGGTGGGGAGCACTTCTTTGAGATTGCCATTAAAGAGCTTGAAGGAAGGCTACAGAATTTTCCAGGTGTGGATGCAGATATAATTTATGCTGCTTAGTTTGTTGAATTTGATGGTTTGTGTAAAATGACTGAATATTTTCCTTATTTCTCTTCAAGGGGGGAAATGTTGGCCATTTGCATAAATTACTTTCAATCGAGTCTAGCTCACAGGTATTGCGTACTTTATACTGCTTTCAGCTCTTTAAATACAAGCACAAAGGCATATCTTTAAATACTCAGTATGGCTGAAAGAGACAGCATATAACTTAACCGTCAGGACTCTAGTTTCAATTTACGAAGTTATGGAGGGAAGGAGTAGTGGATTTACTTGGTGTTATTATGAGCTTGTTTCATAATTCTAATTGGGTGATTAACTGTGGTGTTTAATTcccatttttatttatttatttggatGGTAACGCATTGTTCTCTTCAACTAGGTTCTTTATGTTGGGGATCACATTTACGGTGATATCTTACGCAGCAAAAAGGTTTTGGGTATGCATCCGCCACTCCATGTGCTCCTTCTTGCTATATTCTTTGTTGCTTTTTTAAAACTTCATATATTGGTAGTGAGTTCTAAGGACTGCTGCTGCACACCTTTCTAGTTCATCAAACTAGGTTTATGCAACTGATACATCCAGTATGTTAGAGCCATATTAGAACAATTATGATAAAGTGATACTATTATGcttcaaataaaattaattatagaTAAgcatttacattattttttacCATGTGCAACTAAGATCACAAAAGCTGTTGACTAGCTGTTATATTTTAGCACTAATAGTGAGATTAAAAGAATATTCCGAGATTTCCAAGAACCAATATTTACAtggatggaaagaaaattaatgtccaagtttctctccgaTACTGTTTTCCATGATCATGGCTATTATCATATCCAACCCGTAGCATATCCTGTATAACTCTTTTTATTTGTTTTCCTTTGCTTCTTTTTAAAAGTTCGAATTCTAGACTTTAGGATCTTATGATGTTTGAGCAGGTTGGAGAACAATGCTTGTTGTTCCAGAGCTTGAGAGAGAGGTTGAACTTCTCTGGGAATTAAGGGATACTCGCAAGGTATATAAGCATATCCCCTTCGGCTTATTCTCTGTACTCCATTAGATTTTCTTGTACTTCATATGCTTCGTCTCTCTCTATACGTGAGAACATAATCAACAAGAACAATTAGTATGGCTTTGCAAATGGGAAATTTGTTGTGTTTGTGAGAGCCTTTTATCTGGCGTGTAAAATAAGGGTGGGATCATTGAAGTGCTTGTCAACCTTGTGTAGTGCCACATGTCTTGAAAGTACACACTTCTGATGTCTTTACCGAGGAAACCAGTATTTTGGAGTGGATCATTTTCATGTCCAAATAAAATTGAAATGAAGGAAATTTGTTGATATTCCTAAGATGTAATAGCATATCAAACTTGAGTTTCAAAATTGATGTTCAAACCCCTACCACCTGGCAATCATTGGTTTTGTGCTTACAGCCATCATCATTCTAAAATGATAGTAATATTTTTGTGAAGTATATAAATTATGTACCTTATATAGTTAGATACTTGTATCTTCGAGGTTAGATGGGGTCGTCAACATTATAAGTGATAAGAATCGGGTTACTTGAACAAAAACAAGATTATAATGCGGAAGCGAAAATACGAAGATTAAAGACAAGAATGTAAATATAGGCGAAATTCAAGAATAAAATCTCTAAATTTCAAGATTAAGTGATAAGAACCCTAATTGGTCTTAGTATTCAAAATTAGCGGATTAAGACTAATTAAGATACTAATAGagtcaattcaagaacttatatcaAAAGGTGATCTAGACCCCTATTTCGAAGAAATTAGAGACAATAACTAGTATAAGACTAATTACCTTCTTTAATTTACGAATAAGAACCAAAGATATCAAGTACGAATTAATCTTACCTCTTAAAAGAATCGTTCTTATAAGGTTGCAAGATAAATCCAAAGTAGCTACACACAAAGGTGTAAAGTAGAGAaactctcaataataataatatttgtctaatgaaaataacaaaatccACCCCTATATATAGGGGAAACTTATCCCAAATAGAATGGGATTAGAATCTACTTTTATGGATATAATTAAATACTAGAACCTAATAAGGATTAAACTAGGAAAGCATGTAAAATAATTGCCAAAACTATTCCCTATCAAAATAGGAAAAGTTGCCTAATACTAGGGCACTTCAAACGTGAGTTTCCTGCCCTTTTTGGGCAGAATTTCAGCCCTTTTATGGGTCTGATTTTCAGCTATTTGGGCTTCCCTTTGAGCTCCATGTGGGCCCCAATCTTCCTCCTCTTGGGCTTGGACTTGGACCATAAAGTATGTGTAGCATTTAGCCCATTCCTTTTCACAATTCTTGAACTCGTTCTTTGGCTTTTCTTCCATGATAAGTTTCTTCTTGATTTCCAATTGAAGTCCAGCAACCTTGGCTTGCATCTCCTTAACTTGTGACCTTGACGACGATCTTCTTAGGGCTTCTATAGCGCCATCCTTGCCCATGGAGCTATCAATAAGCCTAGCAACTTTGAGTTTGAGCAGTTGATACTTGGGCTAAGTTCACTTGCAGCTGTACGTGGAGCCCTCGAATCTGAGTAGCTCACAATTTGGCTGGGACTTGCAACTGTTAAGAAAATAGACCTTAGGCCTAACTCGACCCTTGAAGCTAGCTTTGGGGATTGTCTAAGATTACACAAGGAGACAACAATCCTTCCCTCAACCAGTGGGACATTTTAACACTCCCTAGCCCTATGGACCCAGAACTGGACATGTGGAGCGTAGACAATATAACATGGGCGCCCAATATTGGGAAACACATTCAGCCATTTAGTGATGAGTCTGACTCTTATACCATGTAAATAACCTGGACCTGGGGCCAACTCAACCCAAAAGTTATCACATAAGTTGAGGATTGtccaagaccatataaggagacaACAACCGGTTCCGTCAACATTGGACACTTTAGCAACAGCTTTACTGGCAATCTTTTTCATGTTTATCCTTTGATTATTGTTTCAATTTAATCACtcatatcttcttctttttttctttttttatcgaTTAGGTCTTTTGATATATTTCTTAATTGAAATTTCACGGGGAAGCAATTTGTTTCTCATCTAAGCAAATAACTTCTCTCCATATGCCATAAACTGATTAAATACGAACTTAAGGTTTCTTTTATGGTCTTGTGAGCTAAGAGATGAAGAGAATGAATTATCTGTAAATTTATAGCATTTTACTTTAAATCCTAAAAATTTGCTTTATGTTCTGCTACATGGTAATGTAATAATTGCAATTTTTGCATGTTTACAGAAACGTCAGTTATTGAGGAGTCAGCGTGATCACATTGAAGATGAAATACAACATCTTAAGTGGTCTCTCAAGTAATGAATCTCTCCATTTTATTTTGTATTGTAGAACTCATATGTGCGTGATTTTTGGTGGTGCATCTTATCTGTGCAACCGTTTTCATGTTGAGTCCGTTCTGCTAAGGAAGTACTAGGATAAAAGAAACGAGGAAATAAAGAAGAAGCAAAATGAGGTTTAGTTGATTGAATGATTGATTTAAGGTGGTTGGAGAATGAGAAAGCAGGAGAGCCTTTATTTATGAGCAGAGACTTTCAGCCTCTTTGGGACTTTATTTCAGTGTGAAGTAGTCTTGTGACTTGAGCAGTGGCAAGTTTCTTTAAGTGAAAAAATTAAGAAACCTTTTATTTGTGCGTCTGGAACGAAGATCTTCCTGTTTGTAGAACCATTTTGACTGTTAACACTCATACATCTATGTTAATAAAAAATTTTGTATCATCTGAAATCGGCTAAAGGTTAAATTTTTCTCGTCTTTAATCATTACATGAGCTGTCATATGCTTCAGGTCTAAAGATACTGATGATGTTAACAAGGAGAAGGTGTTTGCGGAGCTTGATAAGCTACAGGTTGGTTATTTCAGGATAGTATCAGTAGGAAGATAAATTTTAATATACTAAGAGAAACATATTTATATCTGGTCAATTTCTCTTCCTTGGTATCTGTCACCTGGAGAATCAAATTGCATTGAAGTAAATTGGCAATGAATTTTTTTCTGTAATGGGGGTTCAATTAATCTGGTTTTAATTATGTCATCTTATAGTCCCAACGTGAGGAGGTCAGGCTCAATCATCTACAGGCACAACGAGAATGTCACCAAAAGGTAAGATTGTTAAAGAGACGAGTTCATTTAAAAGTGGAATTATTTCTTTATGGAACAGTTCATCCTTGTTTGGAGCAAGCTTTGGTGAAATATATTTTGAATAATATGTAATACACAACTATACTTTCTTTAAACTTTGTAAAGTCAAATCAAATATTTGTAAATTTTCTTCTCTTGTTGACTTGCATTTGGCACTGGCTATCTCCTTTCGATTGTCTCGGGTATAttatttgtcaaatcatcaaaacttcaataTTAATCCCATAATCATTGAGCCAGTAGCTACTTAACAATTTCCGCTGTGGGATTAATAAACGGATTTGGATTTTCAACAACAAAGTAGTTTACTCTTTTCTTCTCTGATTAAGTCATCAAACATTTACAGTTCCACAAGGTCTGGGGACAACTGATGAAGACCGGTTATCAGAATTCTCGTTTTGCACATCAGGTACAATAAAATACTTGGGAAGTATCCTACACTTTGTGGGCGTGATCTTTACTTGAAAACTGAAGTTACGTTCTGTTGATTCACAGGTGGAGAGATTCGCGTGCCTTTACACCAGTCAAGTGACAAACTTGAGCCTGTACTCCCCAGATAAGTACTATAGGCCGAGCATGGATTTTATGCCCCATGAATTTGACATCCTCTCTATTTGAAGAAATCCTGTCAGCCAGGAGCTACAGGCAGTGCATTTTGAAAAAGAGCTTTGTTCATTCTAACTTTTAGGTGCATCCACCTGTTTTATATATTTCAGTTCTTTGTTGATTTAGGCCATCTGGGAATGCAACCCTTTAAGTTGCACCAACGTAGAGTCATTATGTTTTGTGGTAAAATAACTCAAATTTATCATATTTGTTTGTGTAATTTCATATTGGCACTTGCCTGTTTGTGAATTTACATTATATAAAGTAACTGGAATGATCTTAGTTATGAATGACAACCGGGCAGGTTGAGAATATTAATAGGATCTAAGATATGATCAGGCGATTTATAATAATGGCCATGGAGGTGAGCGGTCTTGTACTTTTGACCCCACATTTCCCATGGCCAAAATTTTAAGTTTAGCAAGTTTTGGCTTTTGACCTTGAAGGTTTGCCTATGGGCAAGTGGGGGTCAAAAGTCCAAGACCACCCATTTCCAAGGTCACTGGGGCGATTTCCACTCTTTTCCCCAATTCACAGTATTTTTCATTGGAGATTTGGTTTTATAATCCATTACAAATGTTACTCTGGTTGTATGATCCTTCCCACAATATTCAAGGTTtagaaatatttaaaaatttaaaaatattttcccCCCTAAAAGCTTGGCAAAGCGCTTTAACTCTCTCaaatgagtattttaggaagaaaataagcacttttgattTCCTAAAAGCTTTTTTAGGAagaaaataagcacttttgactTTCTAGGAGCTTGaccaaatctatatataatataaagctaggcataaagaAGGTGATgtagcacctctctatgacctccattggtatttttttttcctcctttttttttggcattttccctcatttttttgtatttttaggGGTTAATTTCTACTACTAATTAATGtactttttttttgcgcggagtgcccttcttttgggctggtctttatattttgcccctcatttatgtcttttttaatttttgctcctgccgcctgtttaatgaaagttttttaacgaaattacccttaccccattaaaaccctttctatttcgtcatttgcccttttcttttcttttttgcttcttcgttcctctgttttgtgtctgtcttatctgttctaaaatttaagtacgaatttggatcttttgctcgtttcaatatttgtttttatgttaaattgttgtttgttgaattgatatctttgtcttcgtcattttttatatttaattgatccttttttatttaaaattatagtgttttgttaaagtgtctgtatgattttttgaactttagtttcattccccatgtatatattttggttttttgaatgtcgtaatatgttttagttgattttgatatgcgttttggttttctctttgttgaatctttgaagttttgcctgtgaacaactgttttatgttgttgctgttgtttttgtttaataatctggtttttgtgaagaatgtgtttgtgcGAGGCGGCATATGCCTGTTCCGGcagaatttttgttttttgaaactgAATTTATGCCTATTTCGGCATAATTTCGTGATTTAAGTTAGTTTGTATGTGTTTTGaatttttggtgttttttttttgttaataatgctggtttttatgaaagtttatatgttttcctgattataaactttagtttaagatttttggtgtttttttttgtttagtaacCTGTATTTTCATGAAGACagtgtttgtctgaggcaacatatgccgggtccggcagagttcttagtttttgaaactgaagttatgccggttccagcataaagttatgcctgttccagcataacttcatgaattaagttaatttatgtgtgtcttggtttttggtgttgttttgttaataattttggtttttatgcaatcttatgtgtttttggtgttattttgttaataatgttttgttttggttatgaaaaattaaagtttgcctctcacggcatactttgtaattttgtaaactgaagttTT
Coding sequences:
- the LOC132628023 gene encoding uncharacterized protein LOC132628023 isoform X3, with the protein product MDGVGVDNSAALIEKGYGANGGQSSCIWSSPEGGCNIDIGKQIFCNRSLNMKSIVAVGFDMDYTLAQYKPETFESLAYEGTVRKLVYDLGYPSELLEWSFDWSYMVRGLVLDKKRGNILKMDRHKYVKVAYHGFRELSKEDKVATYGNTLLRDSFDEPDYALIDTLFSLAETYLFAQLVDFKDKNPGKVPEDADYSRMYKDVRAAVDLCHRDGTLKQMVAKDPKRYINEDTSIVPMLKMLRESGRATFLVTNSLWDYTNIVMNFLCGPKLSDGSSSSFDWLRYFDVVITGSAKPGFFHDEIRANLFEVEPESGMLINTDNGTPMAQVGSTSLRLPLKSLKEGYRIFQGGNVGHLHKLLSIESSSQVLYVGDHIYGDILRSKKVLGWRTMLVVPELEREVELLWELRDTRKKRQLLRSQRDHIEDEIQHLKWSLKSKDTDDVNKEKVFAELDKLQSQREEVRLNHLQAQRECHQKFHKVWGQLMKTGYQNSRFAHQVERFACLYTSQVTNLSLYSPDKYYRPSMDFMPHEFDILSI